ATCCGTTCTTCCTACCTCTCCGTCGTCGACAGGGTTTTTGAAATCAAATTCGGCTACGCTTTGTTCTCACGGAGAAACGACCGCTTGAGCCTGACCAGCCGCGCCATCCGCAAGACCTTCATCGACTACTTCAAGTCCAAGGGTGTCGGCAACGGCGCGCCGGACGGACACGAGTTTGTGCCCAGTTCGTCGGTTGTGCCGCTGGATGACCCGACGCTCTTGTTCACCAACGCGGGGATGAACCAGTTCAAGCCGATTTTTCTCGGGCAGGTGCCGCCGAGCAGCCCGCTCGCGAAACTGCGCCGGGCGGTGAACAGCCAAAAGTGCATCCGCGCCGGTGGCAAGCACAACGACCTCGAGGACGTCGGGAAGGACACGTATCACCACACGTTTTTCGAGATGCTGGGCAACTGGTCGTTCGGGGACTACTTCAAGAAGGAAGCGATCGAGTGGGCGTGGGAACTGCTCACCAAGGTGTACAACATTCCGGAAGATCGCCTGTACGTCACCTATTTCGAGGGCGACAAGAAACTCGGGCTCGAGCCGGATGAAGAGACCAAGGCGCTGTGGTTGCAGTACCTGCCGCCGGAGCGCGTGTTGCCGGGCGTGTTCAAGGACAATTTCTGGGAGATGGGCGAGACGGGTCCGTGCGGACCGTGTACCGAGATTCACTTCGACCGGATCGGTGAGCGCGACGCGGCGAAACTGGTGAACACCGGCGACCCCGACGTTCTCGAGATCTGGAACAACGTGTTCATTCAGTTTGAGCGTCTGGAAGGCGGCGGGCTGCGCTCGCTCCCGGCGAAGCACGTGGACACGGGCATGGGGCTCGAGCGGCTGGTGAGCGTACTTCAGAACGTGCGGAGCAACTACGACACCGACTTGTTTGCGCCGATTTTCATGGCGATCGAGCGTGCGACGGGCGCGCGCGAGTATCGCGGAACCCTCGGCGCGAAGGATGTCGGGAACATCGACACCGCGTACCGGGTCATCGCGGATCACATCCGGTGTTTGACGTTTGCGATCACGGACGGTGCGGTGCCGAGCAACGTGGGGCGTGGCTATGTGCTGCGCCGGATTCTGCGGCGTGCCGTGCGGTACGGGCGGCAGATGCTGGGCGCAAAGGGCGGCTTTTTCGCGGGGCTCGTGCCGGTCGTGGTCGAGCACATGAGCGAGGCGTTCCCCGAACTCAAGCGCGACCCGGCGAAGGTCGAAGCGATCATTCGCGACGAGGAAGAAAGTTTCGGTCGGACGCTCGATCGCGGCATCAAGTTGTTCGAGTCGCTCGCGACCTCGATTCCCAAGGGCGGGAAGATCGCGGGCGCCGACGCGTTCAGGCTTTATGACACCTTCGGTTTCCCGATCGACCTGACGGAATTGATGGCGCAGGAGCGCGATATCACAGTCGATATGGCGGGGTACGAGGCCGAAAAGAAGAAGGCCGAAGAACTTTCGCGTGCCACGGAGAAGAAAGAAGCCGAGAAGACGATCGCGCTCGACGGCGATGCCGTGGCGCGGCTGATGCGGCTGGGAATCGAGACCACCGACGATCACTGCAAATTTGATCTCAAGGCGCAGAAGGCGCACGTGAAGGCGATCTGGAACGGCAGCAATCTCGATGAGGTCGCGACGCCGGTTTTCAATCACAAGACGCGGATCGGCATCGTGCTCGACAAGACGTGCTTTTATGCCGCGATGGGCGGGCAGGAGTGCGACGCGGGCGAGATCGAGGTGATCGGCGAGACCCGCAGCAGCGTGCGCGATCACCATGAAGGCGGGCGATTCAGAGTCGAATCAGTGGCGGCGTTCGGTGGCTACGTGCTGCACGTGGGGGTTGTGACGCATGGCGAAATCCGCGTCGGGGATACCGTCGCGCTGCACATCGACAAGCACCGGCGGAGCGCAACCGCCTCGAATCACACCGCGACGCACCTGGCAAACTTCGCACTGCGGAAAGTGCTCGGCGACGGAGTCGACCAGAAAGGCTCGCTCGTCGCGGCCGATCGCATGCGTTTCGATTTTTCCCACAGCCAGCCGGTCAGCCCCGAAGAACTGGGCAAAGTCGAGGCGATCGTGCGCGATCAGATCAAGCACGATCTGACGGTGTATGCGCAAGCGGCGCCGCTCGCATCGGCGCGGGCGATCAATGGCCTCCGTGCCGTTTTCGGCGAGGCGTATCCCGATCCGGTTCGCGTCGTTTCGATCGGTCAGCCGGTCGCGGACCTGATGGAATCGGCGCAGAACCCGGCGTGGCGGGAAATCTCGATCGAGTTCTGCGGCGGCACGCACGTGCAGACAACATCTCAGATCGGCGCGTTCGCGCTGATTTCGGAGGAGGCGGTCGCCAAGGGCGTGCGACGCATCGTCGCGCTCACGGGCAAGCCGGCGGAATCGGCGATCCACGCCGCCGACGGTGCGGAATCGAAGATCCGGAGCGTCGGGCTGCTGAGCGACGGCGCGCTCGCGGCGGAGATTCCGGGCCTGTTGAAGAGTCTGGATGATGGCGTCATGCCGACGGCGCGAAAGACCGCGCTGAGGAATTCGATTGCTGCCCTTCAGGAGCGCGCCAAGAACGCGGCAAAGGAAGCGAGCGCGGGGCGTCAGGCCGAAGCGGTGCGCGAAGCCAAGGTGCTGGCTGAGTCGGCGCAACTCGCCAACCAGGCGATCATCGTCGGGTCGATCGAGGCGGGAGACGACCGCAACGCACTGAACGCGGCGGTTGCCGTGGTCAAGGAGGCCAACCCCCGTGCCGCGATCATGATTTTCAGCATCGATCACGGGACGGCTCGTGTTTCGATCAACGCGGTCGTTCCCGAGGCGCTGATTCAAAAAGGGCTGAAGGCGGGCGACTGGCTGCGCGAGGCGGCGGCGGTGGTGGGCGGCAAGGGCGGCGGCAAACCGGATAGCGCGCAGGGCGGCGGGACCGACGCGAGCAAGATCAAGGAAGCGATCCTTGCGGCGCGTGCCGCGGCACACCGAGTGGTGCACTAGACCGGCGCGGGAGTTGCATTGAAGCGACACGAAACGAGCGAGCACGAACGGGAGCGGGCGGACGGCCTGCGGGATTCGCCGCCTCCGCCTCAAATTCCTGAACTGCTGCGCGAGCCGGTGGCTCGCCCGCCCGTGTTGGATCGAAATGAAGTCGCGAGCCAATCCGGTCTTGCGAATGTTTCGACCGCGTGGGGCGTGGCGATGGACTTTGTCGGGTCGGTGATCGGCGCGCTTTTGCTCGGCTATTTCGCGGATCGCTGGCAGGGGACGAGTCCGAGGTACACGCTGATCGGGATGGTGGTGGGGTTCACGTTCGCGCTCTATCGGATCATCTCACGCACCTTGGCGGAAGAGAGACGCGAGAAAGAGCGGCGAAACAAGCGGAAACAGGGCTGAAGTTCGGCGATTTTGGAGCGGGTTCGGGCTCGTCGATTGGGCTCGGCGAGGCTATCCTTCCTCCCCTCATTTTCCCTTCGATTTCGGAAGCACTTTTTGAACAGCGTCGCCAGCAATACAAACCCGGACCAGACCCGTGCGGCGCGCGGGAAACTGGGGTTTGTCATGCTCTTTGCGACGGTCGCGGCGTTCGGCGTGGCGGTGGGTGTTGCAGCGCTGCTCGGCGCCGATTCGGTGACCCTAGGGGTGGCGCTCCTTGCCATCGCGATCGGGAGCCTCGCGACGCTCGGGCCGGTGATCATGAAGTTCGGGCGCGAGAGTTTCGGCGTCGCGGTGATGTTCGCCGGCGCGGCTCGGATGATCCTCGCCCTTGGTGTTTGCTACGCGGCGCGCGAGATGGCGCCGGACTTGAACTCTCGGGCGCTGTTCCTCGGTGTGGGGTCGGCGGCGCTTGTCTTGATGGTTGTTGAGGTTTGGACTTCGATCAGGATTCTCTCCGCGATGGAGCGCGAGCGCGCGTCGCATCCGGATGACACGCAACGGAAGGCCGCATGACCGCTTTTGCAATGAACATCTTGGCGTCCGCCGATCCGCTCGAGCACGTGGTGAATGCCGCAGCAGTCCGGAGCGCGGACGGCTACTGGCTCTGGTCGGGCAACCAGGGCGCCCTGGTGCTTTCGGGGCTGATTCTCGTCTTCGTCGGCATGTGGGCGGCGAGCAAGATCAAGACGGGCCCGTCCAGCCAAGGGGCCGACGCGTATGTGACGCGCAGCCGGTTTGCGCAGCTCGTTGAAGTGATCTGCGAATACCTGCGGGAGGAAGTCGCGCGACCTCTGCTCGGCGATCGCACCGACAAGTTGATGCCGTTCCTCTGGACGATTTTCTTCTTCATTCTCGTGAACAATCTGATCGGCTTGACGCCGGTGCGCGATGTGCTCCACATTGTCGGCATCGAGAAGGTCTGGATCGGCGGCACCGCGACACAGAACATCTGGGTGACGGGAACACTCGCGATCATCGCGGCCTTGGTTTTCAACATCGCGGCGATCATGCGACTCGGCCCGGTCGGGTTCGTCAAGCACATGATGGGCGGCTTGCCCTGGACGATGTTCCCGATCGCTCTGCTGCTTCTGGTCATCGAGGCCGCCGGCCAGTTCATCATCAAGCCGTTCGCGCTGGCATTGCGTCTTTTCGCCAACATGACCGCGGGCCACGTGCTGATCGCGACGCTGCTCTCGTTCGCGGGCGGCGCGATCGCGAGCGCGCTCGGCGGCGGCGGCTACGGCACCAATTCCGCGATTACGGTCGTGAGTGTCGTCTCCGCGACGATGCTGATGTTCCTGGAGTTGTTCGTTGCGTTCCTCCAGGCATTCGTTTTCATGTTCCTGACCGCGATCTTCATTTCCATCATGGATCACCACGACGAGCATGAGCATGAGCACGGGCATGATCATGCCACCGGTCACGAGCACGCCCACGCGTGAAGACGGACCACTGCTTCTCCCGCGTGCGGGTGAGGCGAAGGAACCTGTGCACTTTGGAAAGGGTTTCGAGATGATGAGCAAGTTGTTGACGAAGACGACGATGCTGGCGATGGGCGCGATGGCGGCTGTGCCGACCCTCGCTCTCGCGGCGGACGAAGTCGCGGGCGGCTCGAGCATCGGCAAGGGTCTGGCCGTCCTTGGCGGCGGCATGGCTCTGGTCGGTGGCGGCATCGGCATCGGTCTGGTGGGCAAGGGCGCCGTCGAGGCGATCGCCCGTCAGCCCGAAGCGGCCGGCAAGATCCAGATCAACATGATCCTGGCTGCCGCGCTGATCGAAGGTGCGACGCTGTTCGCGGTGTTCGCGGGCTTCGCGGCCAAGTAATACTCGATCGCTCGGGGCCTTGACGGGCGTCGAGCGGATTCATTCGACCGATGATTTTTCGAATCGCGTTTTTCGACTGGAGAGTTCCGATGCTCACGAAACTTCGAACCGGCATGTTCCTGGCCTTCACGACGATCGCGCCGCTGGCGGCGATGGCGGTGGAGGGCGAACACGGCGGCGACATTCAGGGACCGATCGCAACGACCAAGCAGGGAATCGCGACGGCGATCACCGCTCTCGTGGTCTTCGCGCTGGTTTTCGCCATTCTGGGTGTGAAGGTGTGGCCGGCGATCACGGCCGGGCTTGATGAGCGTGCCGACAAGATCAAGGCCGAGATCGAAGCGGCCGAGAACGCCCGCAAGCAGGCGAAGGACGCTCTCGCTCAGTACGAGGCGAGCCTGGCGCAAGCGCGTGCCGAGGCCGCGAAGATGATCGAGCAGACCAAGGCGCAGCAGAGCCAACTCGCGGCGGAACTCCGGGCAAAGGCCGAGATCGAACTCTCCGCGATGCGCGAGCGCGCGGTCAAGGAAATCCAGCAGGCCAAGCAGTCGGCCGTTGCCGAGCTGTACACCGACGCGACCAATCTCGCGACGATGGTCGCCGGGAAGATCCTCAAGCGCGAGATCAATACCCAGGATCAGCAGCGGCTGGTGGAAGAGTCGCTCGGTCAGTTGCAGGGACTGCGGAACTAAGCGAAGGCACTGTGCACTGGGAACGGGGAAATCGGGCGAAGAACGACACGCAAGAACAAAGCACCTCAATCGCGAAGATCAACACATGCCACTTTCTCAAGCCAAGCCCGATGCACTCGCCAACACCTACGCCAAGAGCCTCTATGCCGAGGCGTTTGCCGCGGGAGGCCGCGAGCGCGTGGAGGCGCTGCAGGGTCAGCTCGAAGACCTGCTCGAGATGACGCGCAACGACAAGACATTTAACGAGTTTCTCGCGTCTCGCGTAATCCCGACGGCCGAACGCGAAGAGGCGCTGAAGAAGATTCTGGGCGGGCGGATCGACGAGTTGCTTCTGCGTTTCCTGCTCGTTGTGAATCGCAAGGACCGGCTCGGGCACATCGTTCCGATTGCCGCGGCATACGACCAGGTCGTGCAGCAGCAGTTCGGACGCGTCGAGGTCGATGTGATCACAGCGACGCCGATTGATCAGGGGCAGCTCGGGGGCGTGAAGTCGCGGCTCGGCTCGGCGCTCGGCAAGGAAGTCGTTGTGCACGCGTACACCGAGCCGGCGATGATCGGCGGCGTGAAGTTCCGCATCGGCGATCAGTTGATCGACGCGAGCGTGCAGACGAGCCTGCGGAAGATCCGCGACCAGCTCAACACGCACGGCGACGCGGCGGTTCGCGGAAAGATCGATCGGATCATCGAGGGGTGATGCCGGATCGGGGCTTCCGGTGTTGCACCACAAAGAACACTGAGGACACAAAGAGCACAGAGAGAAGCGGGAGTTGAAAGAAGAGTCAAAGGACTCTTCGGGTAATGCCGTCTTTCAGCAGATTGGTGTTGAAGTTGATGAGCAGGCCGATGGGGATCTCGGCCAGCTTCATGTACGTGAGCAGTTGTGATTCGTGGACGGGGAGCACCTTCTCAACAGATTTCAGCTCTACCACGATTTGGCCTCCCACGAGCAAATCGAGCCGCAAACCTGTGTCGAGAATCGTGTCGCGGTAGGAAATCGGAACCTGCACTTCGGATTCAAACGAGACGCCGCGGGCCTGAAGCTCGAGCATCAGGCACTGCTGGTAGATGGACTCGAGCAGACCCGGACCGAGTTGACGATGAACGGCAATGGCGGCGCCGATGATCGAGTGTGTCAGCGGATCAGCGTGTGCGAAGCGATCCTGAACCCATGATTTGTCCTTGGTCGCTTCCCTATCCATCATTCTCATCCTCATTCCTGGTCTCTCTCTGTGACCTTTGTGTCCTCGGTGTCCTTTGTGGTGAATGACCCAGGTGCCGATGGTCACAATGTACCGGATGATCGCAGCCAGGCGAGCACCTCCGCCGCGTTCTGATCGGGCGGGAAGACCGGATACCAGACTTTGCGGATGATGCCGCCGTCGCAGTACCAACTCATTCTCTTGATGAGTGTGCGAGGGCCGCCCGGAGGCAGGCCATCGACGATCGGGGGCATCTCCATCGTGGGCAGATTCATCGCGCGCGTGAGCACGAGGTCGGAGTCGCTGAGAAGCTCAAAGCCCAGGTGCGTGCGCTCCGCGAACTCGTGCTGGTATTCCGGCGTCTGCGTGCTGACGCCGAAGATGGAAACACCGAGCGCGGCGAACTCCGAAGCGAGATCGCGATAGGCGCAGGAGTGAGGCGTGCAGCCCCGCGCGCCGGGGACGAGATCCCAGCCATCCGGCGGCGGTCGACCCGGAACGCCGGAGCGTGGATAGAAGAAAAGAACCATTTTTCCGGTGATTTCAGAGAGATTGCGCGATGTGCCGCGAGATGTGATCAGCGAGATCTGTGGCAAGCGTAATCCGGTCAGGTGAGCGGCGGCGCCATCGTCTTGCGGAACGGGAAGGTCGCGCGGTAGTTGCGTCGGGTCGTGCATGAAATGAAGCAAAGGCAGAAAGGCATTTTCACCACAGAGAACACAGAGATCACGGAGAGGAAATGTTGTTGATTCGGCGGTTAAGCCCGTTGATCAATTGCGTGACGTTGAAGTTGATCAGCAATCCAACGGGCAGATTGGCCAGCCGGAGATAGGTCAGCAATTGGGCCTCGTGAATTGGCATTTTTTTCTCGACCGATTTGAGCTCGACTACGACAAGTTCCTCGACGATCAAGTCGATGCGGTAGCCGCACTCAATGAGATGTCCTTTGTATCGAACCGGAATTTCAACTTGGCGTCGGACGGAAACTCCGAGAGGCATGAGTTCGTGCACGAGGCAAGACTCGTAGGCACTTTCCAACAGGCCGGGCCCGAGAGTGCGGTGTACTTCGATCGCCGCACCAATGACTTTGTCGGTGATCTTGTCGCAGCGTGACATCAGAACCGGATCTGGCCGTTCCATCCCCAATTCTTCTCCGTGATCTCTGTGATCTCTGTGGTGAAATGTCTCTTCAGACTTCCACGTACGCCTTCAATCCTTGCACGCCGCCCTCGCGGCCGAAGCCGGACTCCTTGAATCCGCCGAAGGGGCTGGCCGGGTCGAACTTGTTGTACGTGTTGCACCAGACCACGCCGCTCTTGATCTGCTTGGCGATCGAGAGCATTTTGCTCCCCTTCTCTGTCCAGATTCCTGCCGCAAGTCCGTACGGCGTGTTGTTCGCGCGGCTCACCGCTTCCTCCGGCGTGCGGAACGAAAGCACGCTCAGCACCGGGCCGAAAATCTCCTCGCGCGCGATCGTGTGGCTCGGTTGCACGCCCGTGAAGAAACACGGGCGGCACCAGAAGCCCTTGGAAGGCAGCCCTTCCTGCCAGCTTTCAATTTGGCCCTTTGGCCCTTTGGAACTTTGGCCATTTGGCACGCGGAGTTCCGCCCCTTCGGTCTGGCCGAGCTTGAGATAGTGCTCGATGCGTGAGAGCTGTTCCTTGCTGTTGACGGCGCCGACGTCGGTGTTCTTGTCCATCGGGTCGCCCGTGCGGAGCGAAGCGAGGCGGATCTCGAGTTTCTTGACGACCGTGTCGAGGATCGACTCCTGCACGAACAGCCGCGAGCCGGCGCAGCAGACTTCGCCTTGATTGAAGTAGATTCCGCTGATGATGCCTTCGACCGCCTGATCGATCGCGGCATCCTCGAAGATGATGTGGGGCGACTTGCCGCCGAGTTCGAGCGTGAGGCGCTTGAACTTGCCGTCGGGACGCGGATTGGCGACCGATTTGGCGATGATCTTGCCGACCTCGGTGCTGCCAGTGAACGCGATCTTGTCGACATCCGGGTGCTCGACGATCGACCGGCCGGTCAATCCATCACCCGTGACAATGTTGACGACGCCCGGGGGAAGTTCGCACTCTTCGAAGATTTCGGCAAGCACGAGCGCGGTCAGCGGCGTGGTCTCGGCGGGCTTGAGGACGACCGTGTTGCCGCAGGCGAGTGCGGGCGCGATCTTCCACGCGGCCATCAGCAGCGGGAAGTTCCACGGAATGACCTGGCCGCAGACACCGACGGGGCGAACGCCGGGAGCGATTTCGGGAAGCCCGCTCTTCTTGCCCAACGACTTCGCGCCGCTGGTTGCGCCCTGGAAGACGAAGCCGAGTTTGTCGGCCCAGCCCGCGTTGTAAAAAAAGTGTGCCGCGACGAGCGGGATATCGACATCGCGCGATTCCTTGATCGGCTTGCCGCTGTCGAGCGTTTCGATAATGGCGAGTTCGCGCCCGCGTTCCTGGATTCGCCGCGCGATGCGGAAGATGAACTTGGCGCGTTCGGAAGCGGGGAGGCTGGCCCACTTGGGGAGCGCCGCGCGTGCCGCGGCAACCGCGCGGTTGACATCCGCGGGTGAGGCCTGCACGACTTCGCTGAGCGTGGCTTCGGTGCTCGGGTTGATGGTCGCGAAGCGCTTCGCGCTCTTTGGCTCGGCGAACTTGCCGTCGATGAAGAGGCCGTAGGAAGGCTTGATGGTGACCTTTGCGGTCTCGGGAGCGGGGGAGTAGTCCCAGCCGGGGGCAGTCTTCGCGGAATCGATCATCGGAGCGGCTTGCGGAGCCTCCTTCGTTGCAACACCGTTGCCGTTGGTAGTCATGAAGTCCCTTTCGTGGGTCACGCCTCCGTGACGTCGTAGTTCGCTCGATACTTGCCCGAATGCAGCCAGGAGATCTGGCGCAGGATGTCGTTCGCGAGCGCGGAAGCTCCGAACCGCCAGAGTTCGGGCGTGAGCCAGCCGCCAGGATGCAATTCGTTCACTCCCGGCAATGCGCCAAGCGTCTCTTTCACCATGACGAGGTAATGCAGCGACTGTTTCGCGGTGCGGATACCACCCGCCGGCTTCACGCCGACCAGTTTGCCGGTTTCGAGGTACCAGTCACGCACCGCCTCGAGCATCACCAGCGTGACGGGCATCGTCGCGGCAGGAGTCACCTTTCCAGTGGAAGTCTTGATGAAATCGAAGGAAGCGGGATGGATCGCGAGGGTCCTCTGGGACTCATAAGACCCATTTGAGAGAGTGCCATTCGCGGCCGACGCTTGGGATTGGTCAGGTGCGGACTTCGCCGCAGCCCCGCCGAATTCGGAGAGCGCCTCGTCCATCGCTCGGATTGCGATGTCGCTGGCGAAACGCACGTTGTCGAGTGTTTCGAGTTCGCCGGTTTCGAGGATGACCTTCAGCGAAATGGGTCGACCCTTGCCTCCACCGTCGTGGCGAGCGGCTTTCACTCCTTCTTCGAGGCAGGTGCGTTTGACGGCTCGGATCTCATCGGCGACTTCGTCGTAACGCCCCGCGAGGAAGGCGCCGCGGTTGATCACCATGTCGATCTCGTCAGCGCCATCGTGAATCGCGCGCCGCGTGTCATCGAGCCGAACATCGAGCGGATATTGGCCGCTGGGAAACCCGGTGGCGACCGATGCGATCTTTACGCGTCCGAGCGCGCCCATCGCTTCGAGCGAATCGCGGCAGTGCTTCACGAGGTTCGGGTAGACGCAAACCGCGCCGACGCTGGGCAAGCCTTCAGGCAGATCGCTCTGTCCCGCACCCGGTTTGACCGCCTTGGCGCAGAGCGCCCGGACTTTTTCGGGCGAGTCCTTGCCCTCGAGCGTGGTCAGATCGAGCATTGAGAGAGCGAGCTTGAGGCCCGCCATCTTGCTCTTAGTCTTGATCGAGCGCTTGGTGAAACTCGCCGCGCGTTCGGCGGCCATGACGGCGTCAACACGCGGGCTGGGGGCAAAATCTCGAACTGCGGTCTTGGTGCCGCTACGCATGGGGAAGTTTACGCGGGGAGCGGGAGAGAACGCGGAGGTGTGGAGTCGGCGGAGTTTTGCGGAGCAAGAGGTAGGGACGCACGATTTGAGCCGGCTTGGGAGGCAAAGATCGGCATGCCCCTCGATCACCCATCCTCATCCGGCCGCATCGCCTGGAAACAGTGGGGCACCGACCTCGAATCGGAGTCGATCCGTCAGATGCAGAACGCGTGTGCGCTCCCGGTTGCCGCGGCGGCCGCGCTGATGCCCGATGCCCACGTCGGCTACGGATTGCCCATCGGGGGCGTGCTTGCGACGCGCGGCGCGGTGATTCCGTACGCGGTTGGCGTTGATATCGCGTGCCGCGTGAAATTGAGCGTGGTCGAGCTGCCCGTGAAAGAACTCGAAACCGAGCACGGGCGCAAGCGGCTGACCAGGGCGATCGAAGATGAAACAAAGTTCGGGGTCGGCGGCGAATTCAAAAAGCGGCGCGATCACGACGTCATGGATCGTGATTGGACCGTTTCACCGGTGACAACGCGGCTCAATGACAAAGCCGCGGCTCAGCTCGGCACCAGCGGGAGCGGGAATCACTTTGTCGAGTTCGGCGTCTTCACACTCAACGCCGAGACAAACGGCCTCGCGCCAGGCACGTATCTCGCGCTCCTCAGCCACTCCGGCTCGCGCGGCACCGGCGCGGGCGTGTGCGACCACTATTCCAGGCTCGCGATGCAAACACGCACCGATCTGCCGAAGGAGCAATCGCGGCTCGCCTGGCTCGATCTCGATTCCCAAGAGGGGCGCGAGTACTGGGACGCGATGAATTTGATGGGTCACTACGCGTCGGCGAATCACGCGCTGATCCACAAGCATGTCGCCAAGCACCTCGGGGCGAAGGTGCTTGCGGATTTCGAGAACCATCACAATTTCGCCTGGAAAGAAACGCACGATGTCGGGCGCGGGCCCGAAAAGTTGATCGTGCATCGCAAGGGCGCAACGCCCGCGGCACCGGGTGTGTTCGGATTTATCCCGGGTTCGATGGCGGCGCCCGGATTTCTCGTGCGGGGCAAGGGCGGCGCGGGGTCGCTCGATTCGTCGAGTCATGGCGCGGGGCGCGTGATGTCGAGGACGAAGGCGCGCCAGTCTTTCGCGTGGGGAAATGTCAAAAAAGAGTTGCGCGAAAAGGGTGTTGAAGTCATCAGCGCCGGGCTCGACGAAGTCCCGGGCGTTTACAAAGACATCCACGCCGTGATGGCGGCACAATCGGACCTTGTCGAAATCGTCGGGAAGTTCGACCCGAAACTGGTGAAGATGGCGCCGGAAGGCGAGAAAGCGGAAGACTGAGTCGCGTTCCTAGCGGCTCGCTCCGCGCCGCGTCGATTTCTCGATTGGCGGCAACGAGGCGCTCGGACCGGTTTGAACAGGAAGGCGAGATCGGCTCCATTCGTCAAGTCCGCCGGAATACGCAAAGACATCT
The DNA window shown above is from Phycisphaeraceae bacterium and carries:
- a CDS encoding peroxiredoxin, producing the protein MPQISLITSRGTSRNLSEITGKMVLFFYPRSGVPGRPPPDGWDLVPGARGCTPHSCAYRDLASEFAALGVSIFGVSTQTPEYQHEFAERTHLGFELLSDSDLVLTRAMNLPTMEMPPIVDGLPPGGPRTLIKRMSWYCDGGIIRKVWYPVFPPDQNAAEVLAWLRSSGTL
- the atpF gene encoding F0F1 ATP synthase subunit B, whose amino-acid sequence is MLTKLRTGMFLAFTTIAPLAAMAVEGEHGGDIQGPIATTKQGIATAITALVVFALVFAILGVKVWPAITAGLDERADKIKAEIEAAENARKQAKDALAQYEASLAQARAEAAKMIEQTKAQQSQLAAELRAKAEIELSAMRERAVKEIQQAKQSAVAELYTDATNLATMVAGKILKREINTQDQQRLVEESLGQLQGLRN
- the atpB gene encoding F0F1 ATP synthase subunit A → MTAFAMNILASADPLEHVVNAAAVRSADGYWLWSGNQGALVLSGLILVFVGMWAASKIKTGPSSQGADAYVTRSRFAQLVEVICEYLREEVARPLLGDRTDKLMPFLWTIFFFILVNNLIGLTPVRDVLHIVGIEKVWIGGTATQNIWVTGTLAIIAALVFNIAAIMRLGPVGFVKHMMGGLPWTMFPIALLLLVIEAAGQFIIKPFALALRLFANMTAGHVLIATLLSFAGGAIASALGGGGYGTNSAITVVSVVSATMLMFLELFVAFLQAFVFMFLTAIFISIMDHHDEHEHEHGHDHATGHEHAHA
- a CDS encoding GxxExxY protein, which gives rise to MMDREATKDKSWVQDRFAHADPLTHSIIGAAIAVHRQLGPGLLESIYQQCLMLELQARGVSFESEVQVPISYRDTILDTGLRLDLLVGGQIVVELKSVEKVLPVHESQLLTYMKLAEIPIGLLINFNTNLLKDGITRRVL
- a CDS encoding ATP synthase F0 subunit C, which produces MAAVPTLALAADEVAGGSSIGKGLAVLGGGMALVGGGIGIGLVGKGAVEAIARQPEAAGKIQINMILAAALIEGATLFAVFAGFAAK
- a CDS encoding AtpZ/AtpI family protein: MKRHETSEHERERADGLRDSPPPPQIPELLREPVARPPVLDRNEVASQSGLANVSTAWGVAMDFVGSVIGALLLGYFADRWQGTSPRYTLIGMVVGFTFALYRIISRTLAEERREKERRNKRKQG
- a CDS encoding GxxExxY protein — protein: MSRCDKITDKVIGAAIEVHRTLGPGLLESAYESCLVHELMPLGVSVRRQVEIPVRYKGHLIECGYRIDLIVEELVVVELKSVEKKMPIHEAQLLTYLRLANLPVGLLINFNVTQLINGLNRRINNISSP
- a CDS encoding aldehyde dehydrogenase family protein — its product is MTTNGNGVATKEAPQAAPMIDSAKTAPGWDYSPAPETAKVTIKPSYGLFIDGKFAEPKSAKRFATINPSTEATLSEVVQASPADVNRAVAAARAALPKWASLPASERAKFIFRIARRIQERGRELAIIETLDSGKPIKESRDVDIPLVAAHFFYNAGWADKLGFVFQGATSGAKSLGKKSGLPEIAPGVRPVGVCGQVIPWNFPLLMAAWKIAPALACGNTVVLKPAETTPLTALVLAEIFEECELPPGVVNIVTGDGLTGRSIVEHPDVDKIAFTGSTEVGKIIAKSVANPRPDGKFKRLTLELGGKSPHIIFEDAAIDQAVEGIISGIYFNQGEVCCAGSRLFVQESILDTVVKKLEIRLASLRTGDPMDKNTDVGAVNSKEQLSRIEHYLKLGQTEGAELRVPNGQSSKGPKGQIESWQEGLPSKGFWCRPCFFTGVQPSHTIAREEIFGPVLSVLSFRTPEEAVSRANNTPYGLAAGIWTEKGSKMLSIAKQIKSGVVWCNTYNKFDPASPFGGFKESGFGREGGVQGLKAYVEV
- the atpH gene encoding ATP synthase F1 subunit delta, coding for MPLSQAKPDALANTYAKSLYAEAFAAGGRERVEALQGQLEDLLEMTRNDKTFNEFLASRVIPTAEREEALKKILGGRIDELLLRFLLVVNRKDRLGHIVPIAAAYDQVVQQQFGRVEVDVITATPIDQGQLGGVKSRLGSALGKEVVVHAYTEPAMIGGVKFRIGDQLIDASVQTSLRKIRDQLNTHGDAAVRGKIDRIIEG
- the alaS gene encoding alanine--tRNA ligase, with amino-acid sequence MSLTSRAIRKTFIDYFKSKGVGNGAPDGHEFVPSSSVVPLDDPTLLFTNAGMNQFKPIFLGQVPPSSPLAKLRRAVNSQKCIRAGGKHNDLEDVGKDTYHHTFFEMLGNWSFGDYFKKEAIEWAWELLTKVYNIPEDRLYVTYFEGDKKLGLEPDEETKALWLQYLPPERVLPGVFKDNFWEMGETGPCGPCTEIHFDRIGERDAAKLVNTGDPDVLEIWNNVFIQFERLEGGGLRSLPAKHVDTGMGLERLVSVLQNVRSNYDTDLFAPIFMAIERATGAREYRGTLGAKDVGNIDTAYRVIADHIRCLTFAITDGAVPSNVGRGYVLRRILRRAVRYGRQMLGAKGGFFAGLVPVVVEHMSEAFPELKRDPAKVEAIIRDEEESFGRTLDRGIKLFESLATSIPKGGKIAGADAFRLYDTFGFPIDLTELMAQERDITVDMAGYEAEKKKAEELSRATEKKEAEKTIALDGDAVARLMRLGIETTDDHCKFDLKAQKAHVKAIWNGSNLDEVATPVFNHKTRIGIVLDKTCFYAAMGGQECDAGEIEVIGETRSSVRDHHEGGRFRVESVAAFGGYVLHVGVVTHGEIRVGDTVALHIDKHRRSATASNHTATHLANFALRKVLGDGVDQKGSLVAADRMRFDFSHSQPVSPEELGKVEAIVRDQIKHDLTVYAQAAPLASARAINGLRAVFGEAYPDPVRVVSIGQPVADLMESAQNPAWREISIEFCGGTHVQTTSQIGAFALISEEAVAKGVRRIVALTGKPAESAIHAADGAESKIRSVGLLSDGALAAEIPGLLKSLDDGVMPTARKTALRNSIAALQERAKNAAKEASAGRQAEAVREAKVLAESAQLANQAIIVGSIEAGDDRNALNAAVAVVKEANPRAAIMIFSIDHGTARVSINAVVPEALIQKGLKAGDWLREAAAVVGGKGGGKPDSAQGGGTDASKIKEAILAARAAAHRVVH